GCTCTTTTGCCGAAGAACGGAGAGAGGGGACCTATGAACTTTTAATTACCCGGCCCATCCAAATCTGGCAGATTATTGTGGCAAAATATTTAGCGAGTTTGGTTTTGGTATTATTTGCCTTAATTCCAACGTTGATTTATTACTATAGCATTTCAAAGCTGGGCTTTCCTGAAGGAAATATCGATTCAGGATCGGTTATTGGCTCCTACATTGGTTTATTTTTATTGGGTGCAGCCTTTACATCTATTGGTGTTTTCTCCTCTGCATTGACTAAAAATCAGGTAATTGCTTTTGTGATCAGTGCTGCTTTATGTGCATTTGCTTTTTTAGGCTTCGATTATAGTAGTCAGCTTGCCGCATTTCAAAGTATCGGGAATATCATTAGCAATTTAGGAATAAATCAACATTATATTTCGATAAGCCGTGGTGTTTTAGATACCAGGGACCTGATTTACTTTATTACTTTTTCAGTGCTGTTTTTGTTTGTCACTAAGTTAATAATGGGAGGGAAGCGGTAATGAAGCTGAAGAATAAATGGGTTAATTTCGCTGTCGTAACAATAACACTGGTTATTTTAAATATTTTGGGTCAGAATATTTTTTATCGTTTTGATTTTACTGCCGATAAACGTTTTACACTGAGCGAAAAAACAAAAACCTTGCTACAGAAAAATGAAAAGCCAGTAATCGTAACTGTATTTTTAGCTGGAGAATTACCACCTGCTTTTAAAAGGTTGCAGGCTGCGGTGTCGGATATTTTAGCTGATTATCAGGCCTACGCTAAAGCTGAAGTTAAAGTGGTTTTCGTTGATCCGATAGCGGGACTTAATCAGGCCGATCAAGATACAGTGATCAATAATTTATACGAAAGAGGTATTGAGGCAACCAATTTAAGTGTTAAAACGGAAAGTGGATTAACACAGAAACTCGTATTTCCGATGGCTATGATGGAAAGCGGGGGGAAAGAATTGCCTATTAAACTCTTCCAGAATTTAGATACCAGGGGGAATTACGAAGACAATATAAACCGCTCTATTGAAAGTTTGGAGTATACCTTTACTTCGAGTTTAAAGAAAGTGCTTTCAGGTGATAATCCTCGGATTGGCTTTTCTGAATCAAATGGTGAACTTTCCGATTTACAATTGGCCGATGCCATCCATACGCTATCGAACAGTTATTTGGTTGGCCGTATTGATTTGAATAATATTGATAAAGCTGGGCTTGATAAATTGAAAATGTTGATTATCGCCAAGCCTAAGAAACCTTTTACAGAAACTGAGAAATACAAAATCAACTATTTTGTAATGAACGGTGGGAGAGTACTCTGGAGTATTGATCAGGTAAATGCAGAATTGGATAGTTTGCGGGGAAAAAGTGGGCAGATGGCTGTTAACAGTAATTTGAACCTGGATGACATGCTTTTTATGTACGGGGCAAGGGTTAATTATAATATTATTGCCGATCCGGCAAATAGTGCTGAAATTCCAGTTTCAACGGGAGTTGTAGGTGGGCAGAACCAAATGCAATTGGTGCCCTGGATTTATTATCCTATTTTATTGCCTGATACGGCTGAAAGTGTGGTGAAAAAATTGGATGGTGTAAAATCTGAATTTCCAAGTACGGTAGATACTATTGGTGTTAAAGGCGTAAAGAAATCGTATATTTTAGCTACATCTCCCTATAATAAGGTTTATAATGTGCCGAAATTGTTTAGCTTGCAAATGTTAAGGGAGCAGTTAGATCCTCGGTCTTTCCAAAGTAAACCACAACATGCTGGTTTAATGTTAGAAGGTAATTTTCCATCGGTTTTTGCCGGGCGACCCTTACCTGCTACCATTACACAGCCTTATACCTTGGAGAGCACAAGTAAACCTGCTAAAATGATTGTGATAGGAGATGGCGATATTTTTAAAAACCAGGTATCGGAGCAAAATGGAACTCCCTTTCCATTAGGTTTCGATCGTTATTCGCAGCGCACTTTTGGCAATAAGGCTTTATTGCTCAATATTGTTGATTATTTTACCGATAACGACAACTTAATTGCGTTGCGGAATAAGGAAGTAAAAATTAGATTGTTGGATAAAGCCAAAATTAAACTCGAAAAAACTAAATGGCAATTTATAAATGTTGTAGCGCCCTTGCTATTGTTAATATTCTTTGCGATTTTTCAACATTATTACCGCAAATACAAGTACGCTAAATAATTTTTATATTTTTGAAGAAGACTAAATAATATCATGAGATTTATTGTATCCACATCAACTCTATTAAAACACTTACAAACCGTAAATGGTGCATCAAGCAGCAGTACGGTTTTGCCTATATTAGAAAATTTTCTCTTCGAAATTAAAGATGGAAACTTAACTATCTCTGCTACCGATCTGCAAACCAGTATGACAACTGCTCTGGCTGTAGAATCAAAGGAAGAAGGTAAAGTTGCCGTTCCGTCTAAAATTTTATTAGATACGCTTAAAACATTACCAGATCAACCGATTGCATTTAATATCGATGATAGTACTTTTGCGATCGAGATCAGTGCTGGAGATGGTAAATATAAATTGAGTGGTGAAAATGGCGATGATTTTCCGAAGATTCCGGTAGTAGAAAATGCATCTTCAGTAAATTTGCCTGCCTCAGTTTTAACTGAAGCCATTACAAAAACTATTTTTGCTGTAAGTAACGATGAGTTGCGCCCGGCTATGACAGGTGTATTCTGTCAGTTATCTCCTCAGCACATCACCTTTGTAGCTACCGATGCACATAAACTGGTGAGATACCGCCGTATGGATAGTAAAGCAGATAAAGCAACATCTTTTATTCTTCCTAAAAAGGCTTTAACACTTTTAAAAGCTGCTTTACCTTCAACTGATATTAATGTATCAGTAGATTATAATGCAACAAGCGCTTTCTTTAAGTTCGAAAATATCAATTTAGTGTGTCGTTTAATAGACGAACGCTATCCAGATTATGAGGCGGTAATTCCAACCAATAATCCTAACAAACTAATTATCGACAGAAGTTTATTCTTAAATACACTTCGTAGGGTTGTAATTTTTGCCAATAAAACGACACATCAGGTAAGGTTGAAAATTAGCGGCAGCGAACTAAACATCTCTTCTGAGGATTTGGATTTTGCTAATGAAGCACACGAGCGTTTAAGCTGTCAATATGACGGCGAAGACCTCGAAATAGGCTTTAATGCACGCTTTTTGATCGAAATGTTAAGTAATTTAAGTGGTGATGAAGTGACTTTAGAACTTTCGACACCAAATAGAGCAGGGCTTTTAATTCCGCAAACCAATGACGAAAATGAAGACGTTTTAATGTTGGTGATGCCTGTGATGCTAAATAATAGTTATTAAAAAAAAACTAATTTATTAGTTTTAACAAGAAAATGGCTTGGTTTTTGACCGAGCCATTTTTGTTTTAACCAACTAACAACCAATGAAAATCTATAACAATCTCTCGAAATCGATAATTTTGCTCACCTGCTTATGTAGTAGTATAGGCTTGTCATCCTGTAAAAAGGATAATCCAGATGAAGTAGTAAAAGGCCAGGCCAAGGTAAAAATGGTTAATGCATCGCAGGCCAACGAGAACCAGGATGTTTATCTCGATAACGAAAAACTAACCAGTGTAGCTTTAGCTTTTGGCGAAACCAGCGATTACGTAAGAATACCTTCTGGTAATAGAAGCATTTCTTATACCGGCACAAATAACACCACTACTGATACTTCTTTTAACTTTACACCGTCTATTACCTACACAACTTTTCTGGTAACCAATAAAAAAGGAGAAATGGAAATAGTAAGTTATGAAGATAACTTAAGTAATACCGAAGTAGGTAAAGCTAAAATTAAACTGATTAACCTGACGCCTAATTTTGCTACCGGCATAAATGTGATGGTTGAAGGCGGTACCCAGTTTGTGAATGGACTGGCTTTTAAAGAAGCATCTACCTATTTTACTGTAGATACAGGATTCAATTTAAGATATACAGTAGTAGGTTCTGGTAATGTTAAAACCATCCAAAGTACGGCTTTAGAAGCAGGGAAGATATATACCATTTGGTTTAGCGGTACTACTGTAGCAACATTAGGAGCGCATATCATTACCGATAATTAATTTCAAAGTTTAATATGCTTTCTGCTATCTTTACGTTTTATTAGCATCAGCAATTAATTATGAAAAACAAAGTACTGTTTCTAAAAATATTTCTTCTTTTTGCACTTGCCGTTTTAATTAGCTCATGCATTAAAAACAATAATCTAATTGAAGGCGATGCTAAAGTTAGGTATTTCCAGTCTGCAGTAACGGATACGACGCAGAACTTTTTCTTAAATGGTATCCAATCAGGTGCTTCAACAACTTATGGATCAAATAGTAATTATGTTGTTGTTGCCGGAGACTCAACTTATACCATCACTTCTAAAAATATAAATACAGGGATAGATGTGGCAAGCACAAGTTCTAAGTTTGAAATTGGTGCTAATTATTCGATTTTTTATACACGTACAACAGCTACAAGCCCGCCGGTATTAAAGGTTTATAAAGATGATGTAAAACAGGATCTTAATGTAGTAACGTTGAATTTTTTAAACTTGGGCTACACTTTAGGATCAGATGTGATTATTAAGGATGATGGTGGTAGTTTTACTGAATTCGTTGCTAAATATGGCGAAAAATCGACTCATAAAGTTACTTTAAGTAAAGCAACACACATTTCTTTTGCCCTTCAAACCCCAATTGCAACCCAACCGCTAGTTTTAACTTTAGATTCTCTTCCTCCTACTACTAGTCCAGCCACATCAGTAGCCATTTCAAAGGGATTGGTTTATTATGTATTATTGGACGGATCAAAAAAAGGAGAGCTCCAAATGCGCTTAGTTTCTTCCAACTAATTTTATTGCAATATACTAGCATTTAATCCCTTCACTATTCATACTTTTGCCCAAAATTAGATAAATGGAACTACTACAACAGCTTATAGATTTTATTCTTCATATAGATGTACATTTAGCTGAAATTGTTAACGAATATCGCACCTGGACATATCTCATTTTATTCCTGATCATTTTTGCTGAAACTGGTTTTGTGGTAACACCATTCCTTCCTGGCGATTCGTTGCTTTTTGCAATGGGTGCTTTAATTGCAGGCGAACATGAAACCGGTTTAAATATCTGGATCATGCTCATTATATTAATTGTAGCAGCAATTTTAGGAAATACAGTTAATTATAAACTGGGGAGTGTTTTAGGCGCGGGGGTATTTAAAGAAAAGAACAAAATTTTGAAGCTTAAATATTATCATCAATCTCACGAATTTTTTGAGAAACACGGAGGTAAGGCCATTATGTTAAGCAGGTTTCTTCCAATTTTCAGAACCATAGCGCCATTTGTAGCGGGAATAGCGAAAATGCCTTTTGGTCGTTTTACTTACTATAACATTATTGGCGGTGTAGCTTGGATATTTGCGTTGTTGATGGGAGGGTATCTGTTAGGACAAATCCCGGTAATTAAAAATAATTTTGAACTGGTTATTATTTTTATTGCTGTGGTAACTTTTGTCCCTGCTATCTGGGCAGCTATCAGAAGCCGTTTACAACCTAAAAAGATTGAAGCAATTATCGAAGGAGAGGATACCAAGTTATAATTAAAATTCCCTACCAATTAGGGCCCCATTTTTATAATTCTTTTCTACCGCTTCAATTTCTAGTTTCTCATCAGCTAATAATGCTGTTTTAATCAAGTTTTTAAGCACAGGCTGACCTGCATCAACCCAGGCAGAATACCAAAATGAGCCTGTTTTTAATATGGCAGCACGCATTTGTTTTTCTACCATATTATTCATTTTAGTATGGTAGGCTTTTGAATAGGC
The nucleotide sequence above comes from Pedobacter riviphilus. Encoded proteins:
- the gldG gene encoding gliding motility-associated ABC transporter substrate-binding protein GldG, translating into MKLKNKWVNFAVVTITLVILNILGQNIFYRFDFTADKRFTLSEKTKTLLQKNEKPVIVTVFLAGELPPAFKRLQAAVSDILADYQAYAKAEVKVVFVDPIAGLNQADQDTVINNLYERGIEATNLSVKTESGLTQKLVFPMAMMESGGKELPIKLFQNLDTRGNYEDNINRSIESLEYTFTSSLKKVLSGDNPRIGFSESNGELSDLQLADAIHTLSNSYLVGRIDLNNIDKAGLDKLKMLIIAKPKKPFTETEKYKINYFVMNGGRVLWSIDQVNAELDSLRGKSGQMAVNSNLNLDDMLFMYGARVNYNIIADPANSAEIPVSTGVVGGQNQMQLVPWIYYPILLPDTAESVVKKLDGVKSEFPSTVDTIGVKGVKKSYILATSPYNKVYNVPKLFSLQMLREQLDPRSFQSKPQHAGLMLEGNFPSVFAGRPLPATITQPYTLESTSKPAKMIVIGDGDIFKNQVSEQNGTPFPLGFDRYSQRTFGNKALLLNIVDYFTDNDNLIALRNKEVKIRLLDKAKIKLEKTKWQFINVVAPLLLLIFFAIFQHYYRKYKYAK
- the dnaN gene encoding DNA polymerase III subunit beta; this encodes MRFIVSTSTLLKHLQTVNGASSSSTVLPILENFLFEIKDGNLTISATDLQTSMTTALAVESKEEGKVAVPSKILLDTLKTLPDQPIAFNIDDSTFAIEISAGDGKYKLSGENGDDFPKIPVVENASSVNLPASVLTEAITKTIFAVSNDELRPAMTGVFCQLSPQHITFVATDAHKLVRYRRMDSKADKATSFILPKKALTLLKAALPSTDINVSVDYNATSAFFKFENINLVCRLIDERYPDYEAVIPTNNPNKLIIDRSLFLNTLRRVVIFANKTTHQVRLKISGSELNISSEDLDFANEAHERLSCQYDGEDLEIGFNARFLIEMLSNLSGDEVTLELSTPNRAGLLIPQTNDENEDVLMLVMPVMLNNSY
- a CDS encoding DUF4397 domain-containing protein, which produces MKNKVLFLKIFLLFALAVLISSCIKNNNLIEGDAKVRYFQSAVTDTTQNFFLNGIQSGASTTYGSNSNYVVVAGDSTYTITSKNINTGIDVASTSSKFEIGANYSIFYTRTTATSPPVLKVYKDDVKQDLNVVTLNFLNLGYTLGSDVIIKDDGGSFTEFVAKYGEKSTHKVTLSKATHISFALQTPIATQPLVLTLDSLPPTTSPATSVAISKGLVYYVLLDGSKKGELQMRLVSSN
- a CDS encoding DedA family protein; translated protein: MELLQQLIDFILHIDVHLAEIVNEYRTWTYLILFLIIFAETGFVVTPFLPGDSLLFAMGALIAGEHETGLNIWIMLIILIVAAILGNTVNYKLGSVLGAGVFKEKNKILKLKYYHQSHEFFEKHGGKAIMLSRFLPIFRTIAPFVAGIAKMPFGRFTYYNIIGGVAWIFALLMGGYLLGQIPVIKNNFELVIIFIAVVTFVPAIWAAIRSRLQPKKIEAIIEGEDTKL
- the gldF gene encoding gliding motility-associated ABC transporter permease subunit GldF, yielding MYAVFKRELFSFLSSMVAYITIGIFLLVSGLLLWFFPDTSILDYGYAELDGFFSLVPYLFMFLIPAITMRSFAEERREGTYELLITRPIQIWQIIVAKYLASLVLVLFALIPTLIYYYSISKLGFPEGNIDSGSVIGSYIGLFLLGAAFTSIGVFSSALTKNQVIAFVISAALCAFAFLGFDYSSQLAAFQSIGNIISNLGINQHYISISRGVLDTRDLIYFITFSVLFLFVTKLIMGGKR
- a CDS encoding DUF4397 domain-containing protein, with the translated sequence MKIYNNLSKSIILLTCLCSSIGLSSCKKDNPDEVVKGQAKVKMVNASQANENQDVYLDNEKLTSVALAFGETSDYVRIPSGNRSISYTGTNNTTTDTSFNFTPSITYTTFLVTNKKGEMEIVSYEDNLSNTEVGKAKIKLINLTPNFATGINVMVEGGTQFVNGLAFKEASTYFTVDTGFNLRYTVVGSGNVKTIQSTALEAGKIYTIWFSGTTVATLGAHIITDN